A region from the Molothrus aeneus isolate 106 chromosome 17, BPBGC_Maene_1.0, whole genome shotgun sequence genome encodes:
- the PLAGL2 gene encoding zinc finger protein PLAGL2: MTAFFPSVPNWIQDAKQEEEETGWKLVPRPRGEETESQGKCQCELSEPSFPHVDKLRTHTLSHSEQRPYNCPQLHCGKAFASKYKLYRHMATHSAQKPHQCMYCEKMFHRKDHLRNHLQTHDPNKEALHCPECGKNYNTKLGFRRHLAMHAAASGDLSCKVCLQTFESTQVLLEHLKAHSRRASGGAKEKKHPCDHCDRRFYTRKDVRRHLVVHTGRKDFLCQYCAQRFGRKDHLTRHMKKSHSQELLKIKTEPVDMLGLLSCSSSVAVKEELSPVLCMASRDMMGGKSFPGMLPVGMYSTHLQTMPSSGMPHSLVPNSLPMGMSYPLESSSPISSPPQPPPKYQLGSTSYLPEKLPKVEVDSFLSDFPGSLSLSSGDPQSSSPQPPALDEALLSKSPANLSEALCAANMDFSHLLGFLPLNLPPCNPPVSSGGLVMGYSQGEAQPLLTTLQHQPQESPGAGASLNFGPLHSLPPVFTSSLSTTTLPRFHQAFQ; the protein is encoded by the exons ATGACGGCATTTTTCCCCAGTGTTCCCAACTGGATTCAAGATgcaaagcaggaggaggaagagacagGCTGGAAATTAGTCCCCAGACCAAGAGGTGAAGAAACCGAAAGTCAGGGAAAATGCCAGTGTGAACTATCGGAGCCCTCCTTCCCTCACGTGGACAAGCTGAGAACTCACACACTTTCCCATTCGGAGCAGAGGCCCTACAACTGCCCCCAGCTGCACTGTGGCAAGGCCTTTGCCTCCAAGTACAAGCTCTACAG GCATATGGCCACGCACTCTGCTCAGAAGCCCCACCAGTGCATGTACTGCGAGAAGATGTTCCACAGGAAGGATCACCTCCGGAACCACCTGCAGACCCACGATCCCAACAAGGAGGCCCTCCACTGTCCCGAGTGCGGCAAGAACTACAACACCAAACTGGGCTTCAGGCGACACCTGGCCATGCACGCGGCTGCCAGCGGTGACCTCAGCTGCAAGGTGTGCCTCCAGACCTTTGAGAGCACCCAGGTCCTGCTGGAGCACCTCAAAGCCCATTCCAGGCGGGCTTCTGGTGGGGCCAAGGAGAAGAAGCACCCGTGTGACCACTGCGACCGGCGCTTCTACACCCGCAAGGACGTGCGCAGGCACCTGGTGGTGCACACGGGGCGGAAGGACTTCCTGTGCCAGTACTGTGCTCAGAGGTTTGGGAGGAAAGACCACCTGACCAGGCACATGAAGAAAAGCCACTCCCAGGAACTGCTGAAGATTAAGACAGAGCCAGTGGACATGTTGGgtctgctcagctgcagctcctctgtggcAGTGAAGGAAGAGCTGAGTCCTGTCCTGTGTATGGCATCCAGAGACATGATGGGTGGTAAGAGCTTCCCTGGCATGCTGCCCGTGGGCATGTACAGCACACATCTCCAAACCATGCCAAGCTCAGGGATGCCCCATTCTTTGGTTCCTAATTCTCTTCCAATGGGAATGAGCTACCCTCTGGAGTCTTCTtctcccatctcctccccacCGCAACCTCCTCCAAAGTATCAGCTTGGATCTACCTCATATTTGCCTGAGAAACTACCCAAAGTAGAGGTGGACAGCTTTTTGTCAGACTTCCCTGGCAGTCTGTCTCTCTCATCTGGTGATCCTCAGTCCTCTTCGCCTCAGCCACCCGCCCTGGATGAGGCTTTGCTTTCCAAGAGCCCTGCTAACCTCTCAGAGGCTCTCTGTGCTGCTAACATGGACTTTTCTCATCTTCTTGGCTTCCTTCCCCTAAACCTTCCTCCTTGCAATCCACCTGTCTCGTCGGGGGGATTGGTCATGGGCTACTCGCAGGGGGAGGCGCAGCCACTGCTCACCACTTTGCAACATCAACCTCAAGAGTCTCCCGGAGCCGGGGCCTCGCTGAACTTTGGGCCCCTTCATTCGTTGCCCCCCGTCTTCACCTCCAGCTTGAGCACAACCACGCTGCCACGGTTCCACCAGGCATTCCAATAA